The genomic stretch ATCACTTTAAGTTGTTTTGGGCAACCCGGATAGCAGTTTTTAGAACCACTTCAAATCATGAGCCCCCGTATTAGCAGTTCGGCATTAACCGTATTCCCCTAAAATGCTAAGTAACTAGTTTGAACTGGTTACTGAGTTGGGTGGAAGTAAAGTGAAGAGTTTTATTGCAAGACTCTTCACTTTACTTGTGCTTATCTAGTTTGGCTAGCTCAGCTAATTTACAGGTGTCTATCGGACATCTAAAACTTCCTTTAGATCGCCTCTGTAGTCTGTTAACTTGGAGAAACACTGTGGACTTATCACGCATTCCTGCACAGCCTAAAGCAGGTTTGATCAACGTCCTAATCGAAATTCCTGCGGGTAGCAAAAACAAATACGAGTACGATAAAGACCTGCAAGCTATGGCGCTCGATCGCGTCCTCTATGCCTCTGTCCAGTACCCATACGACTATGGCTTCGTGCCTAACACGTTGGCAGATGATGGCGATCCCCTCGATGGCATGGTGATCATGGATCAGCCCACTTTTCCAGGGTGTGTCATTGCGGCTCGTCCTATTGGGATGCTAGAGATGATTGATGGCGGCGATCGCGACGAAAAAATTCTTTGCGTTCCTGACAAAGACCCACGTTATGCTCATGTGAAGTCTCTTAAAGACATTGCTCAACACCGCCTAGACGAGATTGCCGAGTTCTTCAGAACTTACAAGAATCTGGAGAAAAAAGTCACCGAAATCTTAGGCTGGAAAGATGTAGATCACGTGATGCCCTTAGTTGAAGAGTGCATTAAAGCAGGTAGTGAGAAAGGCAGAGACTCTGACTCAAGTACTCACTAAGAATTACGGAGGCAGCAATGCCCAAAATTTCTAACCTGAGCTGACCTCTTCTCCGTCCCCTCTCCTGTAGGCTACGGTGTATACACAAGTTAAATAGAACGATCGAGCTGTGTATAAACGGTAGCTCCTCCAGGAGAGGAGTGCCGCCGTTGGGGTGAGGTTTGGATATTAGATAGGCAATCAAAGCAAGTGAACTACCGCTCCTAGTATTTACCTAGAGCACCCTAAAATCTTCCCGACTTTAATAACTTGTGCCAGTATAGACGAAAGGGGAGTGTACATAATTAATTAAGGTGTTTGGGTGACCTCAGGCTTTAAACTTTTTCCTTTAGAAGACTTTTCCATACTATGCATCGGACGCTTCTCTTAGCCAAAATTCACAGTTGCACCCTCACTGCTGCCAATCTCAATTATGTGGGTAGCATCAGTATTGATGAGGTTTTATTAAATGCAGCAGGGATTTTACCCTATGAGCAAGTGCAAGTAGTCAATGTGGCTAATGGCGAACGACTCATCACCTATGCAATCCCAGCCCCAGCTAATTCTGGAGCGATTGAACTTAATGGTGCTGCTGCTCGTCTCGGTATGAAAGGCGATCGCGTCATTATTATGACCTACGCACAGTTTGATACGACAGAAGTCGAAACTCACTGTCCTACGGTTGTTTTAGTAGATGAGCGCAATCGACTAGCAGAAGTGCTCCGATACAATCACATGCTACCAAGGTCTGGTTTGATTGAAGATGTCAGAGTCTAATTCACCCGCTCAAAACCCACAGTCTGTTCATGAGCCACAGTCTGTTCATGAGATTGCTCTCCAGGCCACAGGGGTTGGTTCCGACCAATTCTTGGTGCAATTTTGGGGTGTCCGGGGCAGCATTCCTGCTCCTGGGTCTGAAACAGTTCGTTATGGTGGCAACACATCCTGTGTTGAAATGCGAGTCGGCGGTAAGCGGCTGATTTTTGATGGTGGCACTGGTCTGCGTGTGTTAGGCCGTGAGCTATTGCAAGAAATGCCAGTAGAAGCCTACATGCTATTTACCCACTCCCACTGGGACCATATTCAAGGCTTTCCGTTTTTTACGCCAGCTTTTATTCCGGGCAACTGTTTTCACATCTACGGGGCGATCGCACCGAATGGGGCTACGATGAAGCAGCGTTTAAGCGATCAAATGCTGCACCCTAACTTTCCGGTGCCGATTCAGGTGATGCAGTCAGACCTCAAGTTTTATGACTTGACACCCGGAGATGCGGTGGCCCTAGACGATATCGCGATCGAAACAGGTTCCTTGAATCACCCTAATACTGCGATCGGTTACCGCATTACTTGGCAGGGACGCACAGTGGTTTACGCCACGGATACCGAGCATTTTCCCGATCGCTTGGACGAAAATCTCCTGCATCTCGCCCGTGGTGCAGATTTGCTAATTTACGATGCCTGCTACACCGACCAGGAATACCACGATGTCAAAACCCCCAAAGTAGGCTGGGGCCACTCAACTTGGCAGGCAGGGGTTGAGGTGGCTAAAGCCGCAGGGGTAAAGCGTATTGCTATGTTCCATCATGACCCCACTCACGATGATGACTTTTTAGATGAAGTGGGTGAGCAACTAAAAATTGTATTTCCTACCGGATTCCTAGCCCGCGAAGGCATGATCTTGGAGATCTGAGGCTAGCTCTGCTACTGCCTGTTGTACTTTTTGTAGTTGGGCGGCTGCTTGTCCTTGCGTGAGTGAGACTTCGGCTTGAGTTAAGCCTGTGGCTAAGTCAGCACAGGCTCCACAGCGCCAGAGATAAAATCCACCGTTCCAGATTGCCGATCGCGCCAGTTCAGAACTCTGCCCCTGCAAAACAGCCTGCATATCAGCAATGAGTTGAGCAGTTTCGCCTAAAGGCACATCGACTCCAGCCAAGTCATAGTCCCGGGGAGCTAGCAACAAACGCTCTAAGGAGAAGTTAGCGCCCCCTTGCCCCAGCCCGATGATGGCTGTGCGATCGCGCGGTAAGTCGCAACTGCCTTCTAGCCCTTTGACCGTGGTGAAGCTCGCAGGAAATCCCCGTAACTGGAAGGCATCTTGTAACATCACTTCAGTGGGTGGGTGGACAAACCCAGACACCACATTGGTGCTGCCTGCGTAAGGAGCCCAAAGTAGCTCTAGAGTGGCGAAGGGAGGACGCTTGCCAATTTGGTCACGGTAAGGCACCAACCCATGCGCTTGGGGAAAATGATGGGGCAAATAGACAAAACCCAGTTGAGTGGTGGCTAACACTTGCTGTACTTGCTCTAGGGTCAGCCCTGTCCAGTCAACGCCTAGCCCTTGCCAAACTTCGATCAATGGTAAGCCCTGCTTGGTGGGCATGCGATCGCCGCCATGTAGGATCACTGGGTAACCCGCTGCCGACACAATGAGCGCTGTTAATGGGCTAATGGGAGCGGTGCGCGATCGCCCGTCGTAAGGGGCGCTAAATACGAGTACGGTTTGCTCTGAGTCTAAAGGCTGCACCTGGGGGCCCAACTCCGCATAAGCATCCAGCATGCCTGCCAGTTCTTCTCCGGTAGGTCGCTTAATACGGTGGGCAATCATGAAAGCTCCGATCTGAGCGGGTGTTGCTTCCTGCTGCAACATCATGCGTGTGGCGGCGGCTGCTTCTGAGCGATCTAAATTCTTCCCGGTATGGGGGCCACTGCCAACTTTTTGCAGTAGTTCTCTAAAGGCATCGCTCATGGTCGCAGCTCAAATAAAACGGTCTTGGGAGTTTTCTCTGGTGTTTCGCTCAAAATGGTTTGGAAACACCGCTAAAGCATCATACCGCTTGCAGCGAGCCTGTGGAACCCAGTCCTAAAGTGCTGTCAGGAATCCCTGCAATGTGATCTCGAATTAATTGATAAACTAACTCACGAAATCGCTGGATGGGAGGAATTTGCAAGCGATCGCGGGTGGTAACTAAGACTACCTGACGGATTAGCATCGGTTCGTCAGTGGGTCGGATCGCCAAAGTTGGGTCAATATGAGCATCAAAAATGGCTGCTTTAGGCAACAGAGCAATTAGCTTTCCTTGGCGCACAATTCCACGAAACGCATCCAAGGTGTTTAATTCTAAAGCCGCGTTTAAGGTGGCTCCTTGGCGCTGGAACTGCTCTTGCACCAACCGCTGCATGCCGTAGCCGTCTTTGAATACCACTTGGGGATAACGCACCAACTCTGCCCAAGGCACCCGCTCATATTCGGTTAGAGGATGATCTGCGCCCATCAAAATTTCGATCGATTCATCATAGAGCGGATCAACCACGACTTCTGGCCCCGTCGTCAGCAAACGGTTGTTCATCACGATCGCCAAGTCTACCAAGCCATCTTTCAAGACTTTGAGGGCGCGATCGCTACCTAGAGAAGTCACCCGTAGCTGCATGTCTGGGTAGTCCTGACAAAATCGTTGTAGAACCGGAGGTAGATAGTGGGCACAAACCGAATGAATCGCAGCGATGCAAAGTTCTGGTTGTTTCCCCGCCATTAAATCGGCTAGCTCATTGGCCGCTAATTCCCATTCTTGACAAATTTTGCGCGCCCGTGGCAGCAATCGCTCGCCCCCTAAGGTAAGACGCGCCTGAGCAGTGCGGTGAAATAGCAACAAGCCCAAGTCGGCTTCCAGCGCCTGAATTTGGCGACTGATGGTAGATTGGGTGACTCCACATCGACGGGCAGCTTGCTGAAAACTAGTCGTCTCAGCCACGGCCAAAAAAGCTTGCAACTGCTCCAGGCGCATAATCATGTAGCCTAAGTTACATGTAGAGATGTAGCCGATCTGCCCAATCAGTTTGGTAAGGCTTGATACATACTGAGTGCGATCGCTCAACTGGTAGCCCCAGATTCCTGAAGATTCTAGAAAACTAGGCGATCGCTCTAGCAGGCGGTAGAGACTGAGTATTTGAGCCGTAGAGAGTGACAAACCGCCCAAACAGCCACATGGTTTCGTGGGTGGGGACTCGATTGGAGTTAAACAACCGTTCTAGATTTCTCTGTGTCAGTCGGTGCAAATAGGGTAGATCCTCAAACAAAGTCAGGAAGGCGGAGACATGTAACAAGGCTTGCAAAAGGGGTTTAGGCCAGGGCAAGTCACTGTAAATGTCGATGAGCAATTTATGTTCAGAGTTGCTGAGGGGAATGGCGTTAAATAGAACCGTGATTCTTTTTTCGTTATAAACCGGGATGCTTAACTCAACCGTGTAAGGGCTATGTAAGATCAAATCGACTTCCACAATGGGTTGCCGCCAGATTCTTAGGACATTAAAGGGAGATGCCAAACTAGTTTGAAATTTAATGTGACCTCCAATGGAAGTTGGCTGAGCATGACTTACTTTCAGAATTCTGAGGTTATTTAAACTGAAACTATGAACATTTTCTAAATGCTTCAGGTTTAGCAAATGATAGATCTGGCAAAGCTGGGGAAATGGCAGATCATATTCCTGCCTGATCATATGCTGATCGGCTAGCTCAGTCATTCTGGCTTGAGCAGTCTGAAGAAAAAGCTCATGGGGTGACAACTCCGAACTTGACTCAACTTCGCTCAGCGCTTCAAGAGGAACTTTCTGCAATGCCTGTTCTGGCTTTAAACATAACCAACTGACAAAGAACACTGAAGCCATAGACAAATGTAAAATTTCAACGGCTGAAAAGCAGCTATCAGCCAAAGCTGAAAAGCTTCTATCAACAATTGCAAACAGCCAGGAAGGAATGCCGAGTAACCAAATTCCGTTTCTAAAGTTGTCTAAAAGTAGCGAAAATTCTGTAACCTTTGTATTGTTAAGCAGACCTATGGGGTCTCGGAGAGAAATATTTTCCGACATGGCAATAACTTCAAGCAAGAGAGAGTTTTAATGTAGTTGGGCACGCAAACTTGCTTGCAAAGCTTTACCAGTTAGATGAAATAGAGCGAGAGGTTAGATGGTAGAATTTGGACAACCATCAGAAATTGTAAGCTAAGATACTGATGGCTGTTTTTCTTGGCAGTAACCCCTCGAAAAATATCTTTCCGGAATTAAGTTGTGTGCTTAATTCTTAAGCTAACACTCCCAATTTGAAGCACCCTCTATCGCAAGTTGAGACCAGTTGAGGCTGTTTTTCTGTCAAAGTAAGGGGTTGATCAAACCCAACCTGGATTTTGACCTAGCCTACAAGCCTAGCCTACATGAGGTTGGTAGGTTCAAGCTAGATTTAAGCTGGGTTCAAACTATTTGATCATCCGTATCGAAAGTATTAGATAACGTGATTCCTAAGCGGCTCTGTAGTGCTCCGATTACCTCATCCGCCGCTGTAGGATCTAAAATTCTTAAGTCTTCTTCGGTGTAGTTCTCTAAATCAGCGATCGCATGAATTTGAGTTCGCTTCAAAAAACCGTAAGCTTGCATTGAAAGCTGTAATTCTTCAATCGGAATTTGAGGTAGAGAATCCATGTGATGGCTCATTGCTGCAATTAATGTCGTCTAATATTAGGGTCAGCCTTGACCATCATGCCATACTAGACGGACACAGAAGCTGATCAGCAGTGAGCCGCCACGAACTGATTATGCAACAGAGTTACAGAACAGAATTACGCAATTTTGTGACCTGTCGCAGAAATCAACTGCTTAATGGTTTCGTCTGATGCATCAGTTTCTACGGTGACTGTCTTTGCTTCTACATCTACTTCAACTTTGGCATCAGGCTCAGTCGTTTTGATGGTTCTCTTGATATCCTCAACAGAATCAGGGCCAGAAATGGTTGGGACATTGAGTTTGAGCGTCATAGTTTTTTCCAGATTAATGATTATAGGATGATGACATTTTCTGCTTCTATCGCCCTCTTTTGCCACTCCTCTGAAGACTTATCTTTTCTGATTTTAGGCTGTTTCTAAGGTTAACTAAAGATAGAGCAGGAGATGGACGCCATGAGGCTGCGATCGCCCTAGTCATAAGCCTTGCAGCCCTTAAAAAAGCCTTGTGAAACACTTGGCTCTGTCTGAGTTTGATTAGTTTGGGCTATATCTATGTACTTATACTTTTTTGTAGAGTGAGGATTTGCGGCTGTTCGTTAGAGTGACAAATACATCAGACTGTATACCTTCTTTCCCCATGCAACTGCAACGTCAGCGTTCCAAGCGATCGCGTCGGCAAAAATTTTTAGCTGCGCTGATCACCGATCCAGTCCAGTCGGCTCAAGCGGCTGGGTTACGCTACGTGAATGACAACGTTCCTGGGATTCAGCGTCAATCTAGGGGTAAGGGATTCGTCTACATTGATCCAGAGGGGCAAAAAATCAGCGATCGAGCCGACATTCAACGAATTGAGTCCTTAGCCATTCCACCTGCTTATCAAGAGGTTTGGATTTGTCCCGATGCTAATGGTCACATTCAGGCAACAGGGCGGGATGCGAAGGGGCGCAAACAGTATCGCTATCACCCGTTGTGGCGGCAGGTGCGAGATCAAACCAAATTTACCCGGATGATCGCCTTTAGTGATGCTCTGCCTATGATTCGTGAGCGTGTGGATCATGACCTGGGTTTACGCGGTTTGCCTTGCCAGAAGGTGCTGGCGACAGTCGTACGACTTCTAGAAACCACCTGTATCCGGGTGGGTAACGAAACCTATGCCCGAACGAATCGCTCTTTTGGTCTTACAACCATGCGCTGTCAGCATGTCGATGTTTCTGGCACCACGCTCCGATTCAAGTTTCGGGGCAAGAGTGCGGTAGATCATGACATTCAAATCAGCGATCGCCGCCTAGCCCGCATCATTAAGCGTTGCCAAGAAATTCCAGGCCATGAGTTGTTTCAATATCTCAATGATGAAGGTCAGCGCCAGTGTATCGACTCTGGGGCTGTTAATACCTACTTGCACGAAGTCACCCAGCAAGACTTTACCGCCAAAGACTTCCGCACCTGGTCAGGCACAGTCATGGCGGCTTTAGAACTAGCAGAAATTGGCCCTTTTCAGTCACAGACCCAAGCGAAGAAAAACATCAATCAGGCGATCAAAAACGTGGCGGCTCATTTAGGCAACCGACCTGCAACTTGCCGCAAGTACTATGTCCACCCTGCCATTCTCGATGCTTATCTAGACGGTTCTCTGGAGCCGACTTTAGAAAAGGTTATGCGACGACCTGCGACAGAATCTTCTTATGCCTTGAAGCCCGAAGAAATGGCTATTGTAGAGATTTTGGAGCAGCAGCTCGAAGCACAGCAACCCGCCGCTAGCTAGACAGTCCTGATGCTAAATTCAAGGGTGATTATGGTAGATAGGTGTTCATGCAAATAGTGCGATCGCGTCCGATGGCTTTGGCTCGATACAGGGCTTCATCAGCGACCGCAATTAATCCTGCCTCAGATCGCTCATTGCTAGGAATGAAGCTAGCCACTCCTAAGCTTAGGGTGATGCACTGATAAATTGCATGGGCGTGAGGAATGCCTAAAGCTCGAACCTGAAGACGCACTTTTTCGGCTACTTGATAGGCTGCTTCCAAGGAAGTTTCTGGCAGAATGATGGCAAACTCTTCTACCCCGTAGCGAGCTACTAAATCCGCCGGACGTTGTACCGAGGCGCGAATTGCCTGGGCCACTTGCTGTAAACAGCGATCGCCTGCTTGATGCCCGTAGGTATCGTTATAGAGCTTGAAGTCATCGATATCGCACAAGATCAAAGCTAGCGGCGTTTGCTGTCGCTTGAGTCTGCGCCACTCCTGATTGAGATACGAGTCAAATCGATAGCGATTGGCTATTTTAGTTAAGCCATCACAGCCAGAAAGCTCTTGCAGTTCTCGATTGGCCGATTCTAGTTGCTGATACAGTTCACCTTGGTTAATCGCGATCGCAGCTTGGGTCGCCAATTGACTCATTAGACTGATTTCATACTGTCGCCATTGCCGAGTTTCCCGGCAGTGATGAGCAATCAACAGGCCCCATAGCTGGTCTCGATACATCACAGGGACGACTAAATTCGCCTTGACTTCGTAGTTGGTCAGCAACGCTTTGTGACAATCACCTAACCCCGCACTTTGTACATCGGCGATCGCCCGCACACGGCCTTGGCGATAGTACTTAACGTAGTTTTCGCGGAAGCAAGGATCATCAATCGTAAATCCCATAATCGATAAGCAATCGGTTGCTACCGACTCTTGCACCACGTCTCCGCTCCAGTCGGGTCTAAAGCGATACAGAATGACGCGATCGGTCTGGAAAAACTGTCGAATCTCATTGACCGTGGTGCTCAGGATTTCTTGTAGATCCAGAGACTGCCGAATCCTCTGAGCAATTTCTGCTACCAAATGCTCATGTTGAGTTTGCTGCTTCAACTCCTGCTTTAACTGCTCATACTCCAAAATTTTCTTGGTTAGTTCTCGGCGTTCTTCTACCACCGGGGCAGTGGCGATCGTTTGAGTGGCAGTCTCTTCCGTGGCAGTTGTCTCTGTGCCAGAGGGTAGGGCAGCGGCATGGCTAATCGGTTGGTAATGAATCCGATAAGGACTAGGGCAGGGTTGTCGATATTTAGGGGATGCGATCGGACGTTCTAGCAACCAGTGCGTCATGGCATCGCTAGCCAAGGGCCGACTAATCAGATATCCCTGGATGCGTTCACATTGAATTGCTCTCAGAAACTCCAACTGCTCCTTTGTTTCTACTCCTTCCGCAATTACTGGCAAATTCAACCCTTTGCCTAGGGCAGTAATGGCTTTGACGATCGCGGCTCCACTGGCATCACTGAGCGCATCCCGAATAAAAGACTTATCAACCTTAAGCGTATGAATCGGTAGCTGCCGGAGCGTATTGAGAGAAGAGTATCCCATGCCAAAATCATCAATGGCGATGCGAATTCCCGCTTGGCTCAATTGTCGCAACGTAGCCAGAGTTTGGTTATAGTCTTGGATCGCCGT from Trichocoleus desertorum ATA4-8-CV12 encodes the following:
- a CDS encoding inorganic diphosphatase, whose translation is MDLSRIPAQPKAGLINVLIEIPAGSKNKYEYDKDLQAMALDRVLYASVQYPYDYGFVPNTLADDGDPLDGMVIMDQPTFPGCVIAARPIGMLEMIDGGDRDEKILCVPDKDPRYAHVKSLKDIAQHRLDEIAEFFRTYKNLEKKVTEILGWKDVDHVMPLVEECIKAGSEKGRDSDSSTH
- a CDS encoding heavy-metal-associated domain-containing protein; this encodes MTLKLNVPTISGPDSVEDIKRTIKTTEPDAKVEVDVEAKTVTVETDASDETIKQLISATGHKIA
- a CDS encoding DNA topoisomerase IB, with amino-acid sequence MQLQRQRSKRSRRQKFLAALITDPVQSAQAAGLRYVNDNVPGIQRQSRGKGFVYIDPEGQKISDRADIQRIESLAIPPAYQEVWICPDANGHIQATGRDAKGRKQYRYHPLWRQVRDQTKFTRMIAFSDALPMIRERVDHDLGLRGLPCQKVLATVVRLLETTCIRVGNETYARTNRSFGLTTMRCQHVDVSGTTLRFKFRGKSAVDHDIQISDRRLARIIKRCQEIPGHELFQYLNDEGQRQCIDSGAVNTYLHEVTQQDFTAKDFRTWSGTVMAALELAEIGPFQSQTQAKKNINQAIKNVAAHLGNRPATCRKYYVHPAILDAYLDGSLEPTLEKVMRRPATESSYALKPEEMAIVEILEQQLEAQQPAAS
- a CDS encoding MBL fold metallo-hydrolase; the encoded protein is MSESNSPAQNPQSVHEPQSVHEIALQATGVGSDQFLVQFWGVRGSIPAPGSETVRYGGNTSCVEMRVGGKRLIFDGGTGLRVLGRELLQEMPVEAYMLFTHSHWDHIQGFPFFTPAFIPGNCFHIYGAIAPNGATMKQRLSDQMLHPNFPVPIQVMQSDLKFYDLTPGDAVALDDIAIETGSLNHPNTAIGYRITWQGRTVVYATDTEHFPDRLDENLLHLARGADLLIYDACYTDQEYHDVKTPKVGWGHSTWQAGVEVAKAAGVKRIAMFHHDPTHDDDFLDEVGEQLKIVFPTGFLAREGMILEI
- a CDS encoding LysR family transcriptional regulator, with the translated sequence MRLEQLQAFLAVAETTSFQQAARRCGVTQSTISRQIQALEADLGLLLFHRTAQARLTLGGERLLPRARKICQEWELAANELADLMAGKQPELCIAAIHSVCAHYLPPVLQRFCQDYPDMQLRVTSLGSDRALKVLKDGLVDLAIVMNNRLLTTGPEVVVDPLYDESIEILMGADHPLTEYERVPWAELVRYPQVVFKDGYGMQRLVQEQFQRQGATLNAALELNTLDAFRGIVRQGKLIALLPKAAIFDAHIDPTLAIRPTDEPMLIRQVVLVTTRDRLQIPPIQRFRELVYQLIRDHIAGIPDSTLGLGSTGSLQAV
- a CDS encoding anthranilate phosphoribosyltransferase family protein, translating into MSDAFRELLQKVGSGPHTGKNLDRSEAAAATRMMLQQEATPAQIGAFMIAHRIKRPTGEELAGMLDAYAELGPQVQPLDSEQTVLVFSAPYDGRSRTAPISPLTALIVSAAGYPVILHGGDRMPTKQGLPLIEVWQGLGVDWTGLTLEQVQQVLATTQLGFVYLPHHFPQAHGLVPYRDQIGKRPPFATLELLWAPYAGSTNVVSGFVHPPTEVMLQDAFQLRGFPASFTTVKGLEGSCDLPRDRTAIIGLGQGGANFSLERLLLAPRDYDLAGVDVPLGETAQLIADMQAVLQGQSSELARSAIWNGGFYLWRCGACADLATGLTQAEVSLTQGQAAAQLQKVQQAVAELASDLQDHAFAG
- a CDS encoding aspartate 1-decarboxylase, which encodes MHRTLLLAKIHSCTLTAANLNYVGSISIDEVLLNAAGILPYEQVQVVNVANGERLITYAIPAPANSGAIELNGAAARLGMKGDRVIIMTYAQFDTTEVETHCPTVVLVDERNRLAEVLRYNHMLPRSGLIEDVRV